A segment of the Cohnella algarum genome:
CGTAATATTGATAGGCGTTGCTGGACGAAATGTAATTGATGAACTTCGCCTCGTCACCCGTAAAAACGGAGTTTTCGACTTTTTGGAACGGGCCTCCGTTGACGGAGCGGTACAGGCGGTAGCCGGCCACGTCCTTTTGCGGGCTTGGCGTAAACGTAATCCGAACCTTGCCTCCGTCCAGCGTTTCCGCCGAGACGTTGGACGGAGCGGAAGGCGTCCCTCCGTCGTCGCTGCGCGGGTCGGTCTTGGACGGGGCGCTGTCCTTGGCGTCTTTCGGCAAATAGTACGAGAGCGACTTGCGGCTTTCCGAAGAGACGTTCGGCAGCGCGGCCTGAAGTTCTCCGATCAGCTCGTCGATCGGCTTCTCGCGCTTCACCATAATCGCTTCCCGCAGCAGATCGGAAGGCGTTTCGTCGTGCGGCAAGTAGTTGACGCCGTTGTACGTGATATATTGGACTTTGACCAATGCGTCGTCGGACTCGGTCGGGATGAACTTCTTGTTGAAAATGTCCGTCGTAAGCCGTCCTGCCTGCCGAGTCAGATCGGTCGGCAGCTTTCCGCTGACGCTCGATACCGTCATCGAAACGATGCCGTCGGGCTTTTCGAACTTGTCGGTCGGGAACAGCTCGGGCTTCGCTTCGGTCACTTCGTTCATGATTTTCGCCCAAATTTCCCTGGCGCGGGCGCGTCCTTTGGTCGACAGCGTGTGGGTCGATTTCTCGTAACCCGCCCACACGCCGAGCGTAATGTCCGGGGTGTAGCCCTCGAACCAGACGTCCGCATAATTTTGCGTCGTTCCGGTTTTGCCGACGACCGGGATTTTGCCGTAGTTCTCGAATTGCGATTTGATCGACGTCGCCGTTCCGCTCGTAATGACCGTACGCATCATATCCGTCATCAAATAAGCGGACTGCTCCGAAACGACGCGCTGCGGATTCGGCGTGTGCTTGTAGACGACGTTGCCTTCCGCATCGGTAATTTCTTCGATCATGTAAGCGTCGTTGAACACGCCCTTGTTGGCAATAGCGGCGTACGCGTTCGTCAATTCCTCGACGGACACGCCGTACTTCAGGCCGCCGATGACGCCCGTTTGCGCGTAATTGTCTTCCTCGACGAGCGAGGTGATGCCGAGCTTGCGCGCGAAATCCCAGGCTTCCGGGATCGTCAGCTTTTCCAGGAAAATTTTCAGCGCGGCGGTGTTCAGCGACTTGTCGAGAGCCGTCCGCGCGGTGACGAGACCCGTGTACGTGTTGTTCGAGTTTTTCGGGATATGTTTGGCTCCGCCGCTTCCGTTGTTCAGAATGATCGGCGCGTCGTCCAGTACGCTCGCCGGCTGAATGAGCCCTTTGTCGATCGCCGGCAAATAAGCGGCGATCGGCTTCATGGCCGATCCGGGCTGACGGAGCATTTGGGTCGCGAAATTCAATTGCTCGATATGAAATTCGCGGCCTTCGATCATGCCGAGAATGGCGCCGGTTTTATGATCGATCATGATCGACGCGATTTGCTCGACGCCCTTCGTCGCGTCGTCCGGCGAGAAATTGTCCGGATTTTCGGCGATGTCGTGCATGAGGTCGTACACTTCTTTGTCGATCGTCGTCTTGACCTTGTAGCCTCCCCGCAGCAATTGCTCGCGGGCCTGCTCGAGCAGCGGGGCGTTCTCCTCCTTGCTCAAATCCTCTTTCGTCAGTTCGGGGTATTCCTTGAGCACGAGAAGCTGGGCCGCTTGGCGTTCGACCTCGAGCATTAAATAAGGATACGTATTGTAAGCCTTCTGGACCGGTTTGGCGAGCGAGGCGTAAAGATCGAACGCGAGCGCCTCCTCGTACTCCGCCTGGGTGATCTTCCCGTACTCCAGCATTTTGGCCAGGACGAGCTTTTGCCGGTTGACGGCCCGGTTGAACCGGCTTTCGTTGAATTCCCCTTTGCTGGTGAAAGCGGAATGGGCGGACGGAAGCTGCGGAACGCCGGCCAGGTAGGCGGCTTGCGCCAGATTGAGGTCCTTCAGCTCGACGCCGAAAATCCCCCTGGCCGCCGCTTTGATTCCGTACAGGTTGTAACCGGACGAGCCGTTGCCGTAAGCGATTTTATTCAAATAAGCGGTTAAAATTTCTTCCTTGTTCAAAAAGCGTTCGAGGCGCAGCGAGAGAAAAATTTCCTTCGCTTTGCGCGTGTTCGTCCTGTCCAAGGTCAAAAATACTTGCCTTGCGAGCTGCTGGGTAATCGTGCTTCCGCCCGTCTGCACGGATTCGTTGAGCACCTGCTGCTTGACCGCGCGCATCAGCCCGTTCGAATCGATCCCGATATGATTGAAAAAATCTTTGTCTTCGATCGATAAGACGGCGTCGATGACGATTTGCGGAATTTCGTCATAGGTGACGGGCTGCCGGTCTTCTTCGGTGCGAAGCTGGCCGACCAGCGTGTTGTCGTTGAAATACACGAATCCGGTAATGGCGTTTTCGTTGATTTTCTCCTCGATGAGCGAGCGCGGGCGCACCGGATCGTCCTTGACGAGCGCGGCTACGTAGCCCCCGACCGCTCCCGCGGCCACCAGTCCCGTCAGGATGCCGAACAGAATGAGCCATAATACGGTGTACACCGCAATCTTCACGCCGAGTAGCCAGCCTGAGCCTCTCCTTTTGGAGGGGGGAGGGGTCTGCATCGTTTCTTCCATAAAGAACCTCCTTCAACAAACAGAAATATTATACCACAACTAACCATCGTTTGACTTCCTTCGAAGGGGTGTGCTATAAAGAGAGAAATTGTGAACTTATTCGGAGGAATATGAGCCGCCATGTCTGAAAATATAGGAACTTTGACTCAAGAACAGCAGCGGGAGGTCGACCGGCAGCTGGCGATCATCAGGCGCGGAGCCGTCGAAATCGTTCCGGAAGAGGAACTGGCGGCCAAAATCGCCGAGGCCGTCCGTACCGGACGATCGCTGAAAATCAAGCTCGGGCTCGATCCATCCGCGCCGGACATCCATATCGGCCATACCGTCGTGCTGCACAAGCTGCGGCAATTCCAGGAGCTCGGCCATGAAGTCCAACTGCTGATCGGCGATTTCACGGGGCGGATCGGGGATCCTACCGGCAAGTCCGAAACGCGCAAGCAGCTTAGCGAAGAGGACGTCAAGCGCAACGCAGAAACGTATCAGAAGCAAATTTTCAAAATATTGGACCCCGGCAAAACGAAGGTCTACTACAATTCCTCCTGGCTGTCGCCGCTTCAATTCGCGGATATCATCCAATTGGCGGCCAAGCTCACCGTGGCGCGCCTGATGGAGCGCGACGATTTCACGAAGCGCTTCCAGTCCGGACAGCCGATCAGCGTGCACGAATTTTTCTATCCCTTGATGCAAGGCTACGATTCCGTGGCGCTGGAGAGCGACGTGGAGCTGGGCGGAACCGATCAGAAGTTCAATCTGCTGATGGGCAGGACGCTCCAGAAAGAGTACGGCAAGCCGACGCAGGCCGCCATCATGCTGCCGCTGCTCGAAGGGCTCGACGGCGTCAACAAAATGAGCAAAAGCCTCGGCAACTACATCGGAATCGACGAGGAGCCGAACCAGATTTACGGCAAGGCGATGAGCGTGCCGGACGAATTGATGCTGAAGTACTACGAACTCGCGACAGACCTGACGAACGAGGAAGTTGGCGCTCTGCGGTCGGGACTGGAAGACGGAAGCGTTCATCCCCGCGACGCGAAGATGCGCCTCGCCCGGACGTTCGTCCGCATGTATCACGGGGAAGAAGCGGCGGCCGCGGCCGAGTCGCATTTCGTGACCGTATTCCAGCAGCGCGCGCTTCCCGACGACATCGAAACGCTGGAGCTGCCGGCAAGCGAGCTGGCGGACGGTTCGATCCGACTCGCGAAGCTGCTGACGCTTCTGGGGCTGCAGGCTTCGGTAAGCGAAGCCAGACGCAGCATTCAGCAGGGAGCGGTGCGCTGGAACGAAGAGAAGCTGACCGATCCGAATGCGGAAATCGCGCCGCAGGACGGCGACATCGTCCAGGTCGGCAAGCGGAAATTCGGCCGGCTGGCGATTCGCTAAGAAAGACCGCATCGGCCGCATGGGCCGAAAAAACGAAAGGACGAGCGAAGGGAAGTCCATACTTTCCGCGCTCGTCCTTTTTCGCTTCTTTTTCCGTTTCGGTCGGACCCGGGTCAGGCTTTGTTGACGCCTTCGAACAGCTGTCTAACGAAAGTTTCATGAAACTTTCACATATTTTGCGACGTATTATGAGAGTAAGGAAGGGAGTCCCAAGTTTGTCGGAAAGGAGGTAAACCGATGGATATCGTGTTCGGATGCTGCCTTGCGTTCGGGGCTTTGCTTGCCGCCTTCACGCTTTTTTTCGGCGACATCCTCGACAGTGCCCTAGACGGGATGTTCGAATGGCTGTCGATCGACGCGCACGAGCTTTTCCAGCCGGTCGTCGTGACCGGGGGCATTACCGTTTTCGGAGGCACGGGGCTGCTTCTGTCGCGTTATTCGTCCCTTCCGGCGGCAGGAGTGTATGCCGCGTCCGTTGGCATAGCGGCGCTCATCGCCATCGGGATGTATTTCGTTTACGTCCGGCCGATGAAAAACAGCGAAAATTCGACGGGGTATTCCATTCAGGATTTGGCCGGAAAGCGCGCGGAGGTGCTCACTCCGATTCCGGCCGCCGGCTGCGGCGAAGTGCTCGTTCGGGTGGGGGCGGGCAATTCGAACCATGTCGCGGCAAGCTTCGAAGGCGTGGAGGTGGAGGCGGGAACGCCGGTTGTCGTCGTCGAAGTGAAGGAAGGCACGCTGTACGTAGCGAAGCTGGATTAGCAACCAGGAGAAAGGGGTAATCGAATGGAAAATTTTCCGGACTATTTGTACATACCCGTCATCGTCGTTGCCGTTCTCGCGGTAATCGGCATCGCGTTCTGGGCAAGGTATAAGACGGTGTCGCCGGACGAAGCGATGATCGTCACGGGATCGTTTCTCGGCAGCAAAAACGTGACGGTCGACGATTCCGGCCGCCGCATCAAAATCGTCCGCGGCGGCGGCGCGTTTATTTTGCCGATTTTTCAGCAATCGCAATTTTTGTCCCTGCTGTCGCACAAACTGGACGTCTCGACGCCCGAAGTCTATACGGAGCAAGGCGTGCCCGTCATGACCGACGCGGTGGCGATCATCAAGATCGGAGGCTCCGTGGAAGACGTGGCCACGGCGGCGGAGCAATTCATGGGGAAGCCGACCGACGCGCTCAAGGGGGAAGCCCAGGAGGTGCTGGAAGGGCACCTGCGGGCGATTCTCGGCATGATGACGGTGGAGGAAGTGTACCGCAACCGCGATAAATTCGCCCAGGAAGTGCAAAGCGTCGCGGCCCGCGACTTAAAGAAGATGGGCCTGCAAATCGTCTCCTTCACGATCAAGGACGTGCGCGACAAGCACGGGTATCTCGAAGCGCTCGGCAAACCGAGAATCGCGGCCGTCAAGCGGGATGCCGACATCGCCGAAGCCCAGGCGATCCGGGATGCCCGGATTCAGAAAGCGCTCGCGGAGGAAGAGGGACAGAAGGCCGAGCTGCTTCGGGATACGAACATCGCCGAAGCGACGAAGGAGAAGGAGCTGAAGGTCGCTTCCTTCAAGAAGGATCAGGATTTGGCCAAGGCGGAAGCCGATCAGGCGTATGCCATTCAGGAGGCTCGTTCCAAGCAGAGCGTCGTCGAGGAGCAGATGAAGGTCGAACTGGTCCGCAAGGAGCGGGAAATCGATCTCGAAGCCAAGGAAATTCTCCGCCGCGAGAAGCAGTACGACGCGGAAGTGAAGAAGAAGGCCGACGCCGACAAGTACGCGGTCGAGCAGGCGGCGGAAGCGGACAAGGCGAAGCGGATCCGCGAGGCGGATGCCGTGAAGTACCGCATCGAAGCGGAGGCGAAAGCGAATGCCGAGCTGAAGCGGCTGAACGGGATCGCGGAAGCGGAAGCGGAGCGGGCCAAAGGCACGGCCGAAGCCGAAGTCATCCGGCTGCGCGGTCTGGCGGAAGCGGAAGCGAAAGAAAAGCTGGCGCAGGCGTTCGAGAACTTCGGGGAAGCGGCGGTTCTCGACATCATCGCGAAAATGCTGCCGGAGCTGGCGGGCAAAGTGGCCGAGCCGATCGCGTCGATCGACAAGCTGACCGTCGTCGACACGGGTCACGGCGAAGGGGCCGCCCGGGTGAGCAATTACGTCACTTCGCTGATGGCGACGGCGCCCGAAATGCTGAAAAGCGTTTCCGGCATCGACGTCGAAGGGCTGGTAAAGGGCTTGACGCGGAAAGTCGCGCCTCCTCCCTTACCGGTCGCGACGGTTAGGCCGGCCGCGGAAGCGAAGCTCGAGCCGAAACCCGATTCGCGGCCGGCCGCGGAATAATCGGCTGCCTAAAAGAAACGCCCTTGCCGAGCAAGATCGGCAAGGGCGTTTCTCTGGCGTCGCCGGCTTAGCGGCTGTAGAATTCGACGATTTGTTGCTCTTCGATGTCCTGGGACAGCTCTTCGCGGGAAGGAAGACGAACGTACTTGCCTTCCATCGCGTTCGCGTTGAAGTCCAGGTAGCCCGGCAGGTGGTGACGTCCTTCGAGCGCTTCTTTGATCGTTTTCAAGCCGCGGCTGCGTTCGCGAAGACCGATTACGTCGCCCACTTGAACGGTGTAGGAAGCGATGTCCACTTTGCGGCCGTTGACCGTTACGTGACCGTGCGATACGAGCTGGCGGGACCCGTAGCGGGTGTTCGCCCAGCCGAGGCGGTACACGAGGTTGTCGAGACGGCTTTCCAGCAGGAACATGAAGTTTTCGCCGGCTTTGCCTTTCATTTTCGATGCGCGGTCGAACAGGTTGCGGAATTGCTTCTCGTTCAGGCCGTACATGTGGCGAAGCTTTTGCTTTTCTTGCAGCTGCACGCCGTAGCCGCTCAGTTTGCGGCGTTGGTTGGCGCCGTGCTGCCCCGGAGGGAATGCGCGTTTCAGTTCTTTGCCGGATCCGCTCAGGGAGATGCCGAGACGGCGGCTCAGTTTAAACTTCGGTCCTGTATAACGTGACATGGATGCAAGCTCCTTTTTCCAAAAAAAGTTTTTTGAAAAATGGGTGCCGTTGCGCCGGATTTCTCCAAATCGAAAACTGGTTTCGATTCCGACAGGAAGTTCAGCCGCTGCCCGTCGGCGGATTGTCCGTGAGGGTGACACAAACCTTCAGCCCAATATTCAACTACTAATATTATAAGAATAAACGAGCCTATGTCAAGTGCGCGCAGGGATTGTAAGCGCTATCCAAAACATATATTTCACGCCTGCGAATTCATGCCGCAAGTCCCCTTAATTTCGGTTCGATATAGTGCAAAATTCCTGTATTCATTGTATAGTTAGTGTATAAAAAGAGAAGAAGAGGGCACGAGCGGACGGTAAGGAGGATGGCGGGATGGCAAATCATGACGGAAACCGCGGGATTACCCGGTATATTCAGGCAAACGTTTTACCATCCCTTACTCCGAGCGAATTGCCGACGTGGGTGCAACGCCAGGATTTGTC
Coding sequences within it:
- the tyrS gene encoding tyrosine--tRNA ligase, whose amino-acid sequence is MSENIGTLTQEQQREVDRQLAIIRRGAVEIVPEEELAAKIAEAVRTGRSLKIKLGLDPSAPDIHIGHTVVLHKLRQFQELGHEVQLLIGDFTGRIGDPTGKSETRKQLSEEDVKRNAETYQKQIFKILDPGKTKVYYNSSWLSPLQFADIIQLAAKLTVARLMERDDFTKRFQSGQPISVHEFFYPLMQGYDSVALESDVELGGTDQKFNLLMGRTLQKEYGKPTQAAIMLPLLEGLDGVNKMSKSLGNYIGIDEEPNQIYGKAMSVPDELMLKYYELATDLTNEEVGALRSGLEDGSVHPRDAKMRLARTFVRMYHGEEAAAAAESHFVTVFQQRALPDDIETLELPASELADGSIRLAKLLTLLGLQASVSEARRSIQQGAVRWNEEKLTDPNAEIAPQDGDIVQVGKRKFGRLAIR
- a CDS encoding penicillin-binding protein 1A, which codes for MEETMQTPPPSKRRGSGWLLGVKIAVYTVLWLILFGILTGLVAAGAVGGYVAALVKDDPVRPRSLIEEKINENAITGFVYFNDNTLVGQLRTEEDRQPVTYDEIPQIVIDAVLSIEDKDFFNHIGIDSNGLMRAVKQQVLNESVQTGGSTITQQLARQVFLTLDRTNTRKAKEIFLSLRLERFLNKEEILTAYLNKIAYGNGSSGYNLYGIKAAARGIFGVELKDLNLAQAAYLAGVPQLPSAHSAFTSKGEFNESRFNRAVNRQKLVLAKMLEYGKITQAEYEEALAFDLYASLAKPVQKAYNTYPYLMLEVERQAAQLLVLKEYPELTKEDLSKEENAPLLEQAREQLLRGGYKVKTTIDKEVYDLMHDIAENPDNFSPDDATKGVEQIASIMIDHKTGAILGMIEGREFHIEQLNFATQMLRQPGSAMKPIAAYLPAIDKGLIQPASVLDDAPIILNNGSGGAKHIPKNSNNTYTGLVTARTALDKSLNTAALKIFLEKLTIPEAWDFARKLGITSLVEEDNYAQTGVIGGLKYGVSVEELTNAYAAIANKGVFNDAYMIEEITDAEGNVVYKHTPNPQRVVSEQSAYLMTDMMRTVITSGTATSIKSQFENYGKIPVVGKTGTTQNYADVWFEGYTPDITLGVWAGYEKSTHTLSTKGRARAREIWAKIMNEVTEAKPELFPTDKFEKPDGIVSMTVSSVSGKLPTDLTRQAGRLTTDIFNKKFIPTESDDALVKVQYITYNGVNYLPHDETPSDLLREAIMVKREKPIDELIGELQAALPNVSSESRKSLSYYLPKDAKDSAPSKTDPRSDDGGTPSAPSNVSAETLDGGKVRITFTPSPQKDVAGYRLYRSVNGGPFQKVENSVFTGDEAKFINYISSSNAYQYYVTAVDVVGKESGRSAVVSAGSGAGEIPVDPNLPPAGGTDGGSGGTSDPGSTQAPGTEAPGSEAPGTGNPLAAPGSPSGLQAQIRDTGLALSWNPNSDADAVTKYEVWYSPSQNGKYTLLGSAQTPGYEAPAPVNAGWYRITAINGVGQSEPSAAIEVKTN
- the rpsD gene encoding 30S ribosomal protein S4, which gives rise to MSRYTGPKFKLSRRLGISLSGSGKELKRAFPPGQHGANQRRKLSGYGVQLQEKQKLRHMYGLNEKQFRNLFDRASKMKGKAGENFMFLLESRLDNLVYRLGWANTRYGSRQLVSHGHVTVNGRKVDIASYTVQVGDVIGLRERSRGLKTIKEALEGRHHLPGYLDFNANAMEGKYVRLPSREELSQDIEEQQIVEFYSR
- a CDS encoding flotillin family protein; this encodes MENFPDYLYIPVIVVAVLAVIGIAFWARYKTVSPDEAMIVTGSFLGSKNVTVDDSGRRIKIVRGGGAFILPIFQQSQFLSLLSHKLDVSTPEVYTEQGVPVMTDAVAIIKIGGSVEDVATAAEQFMGKPTDALKGEAQEVLEGHLRAILGMMTVEEVYRNRDKFAQEVQSVAARDLKKMGLQIVSFTIKDVRDKHGYLEALGKPRIAAVKRDADIAEAQAIRDARIQKALAEEEGQKAELLRDTNIAEATKEKELKVASFKKDQDLAKAEADQAYAIQEARSKQSVVEEQMKVELVRKEREIDLEAKEILRREKQYDAEVKKKADADKYAVEQAAEADKAKRIREADAVKYRIEAEAKANAELKRLNGIAEAEAERAKGTAEAEVIRLRGLAEAEAKEKLAQAFENFGEAAVLDIIAKMLPELAGKVAEPIASIDKLTVVDTGHGEGAARVSNYVTSLMATAPEMLKSVSGIDVEGLVKGLTRKVAPPPLPVATVRPAAEAKLEPKPDSRPAAE
- a CDS encoding NfeD family protein, translating into MDIVFGCCLAFGALLAAFTLFFGDILDSALDGMFEWLSIDAHELFQPVVVTGGITVFGGTGLLLSRYSSLPAAGVYAASVGIAALIAIGMYFVYVRPMKNSENSTGYSIQDLAGKRAEVLTPIPAAGCGEVLVRVGAGNSNHVAASFEGVEVEAGTPVVVVEVKEGTLYVAKLD